In Leptolyngbya sp. FACHB-261, the following are encoded in one genomic region:
- a CDS encoding class I SAM-dependent methyltransferase, giving the protein MNSSSSQRFDALAVNYAVSEVHTSSPTLARLHALLPRVESVCDVASGAGHTGLGFARIASRIVAVDPAPSMLAQVRQLAAERAVAVETVEAFAESIPLASASFDLVVCRLAAHHFSDLPKAMSEMTRLAKPGGYVAVIDMEGDENPALDALNHEIELLHDPTHVRSYTAKHWRELFAASGLEVEACENRCWEIPDGLTVERWCELGGSGTEALQAIHARLAAVPPEWLSELEITLDANGGFRIPVRTLLILGRKLSDSRI; this is encoded by the coding sequence ATGAACTCGTCCTCATCCCAACGCTTCGACGCTTTAGCCGTCAACTACGCCGTCAGTGAGGTCCACACTAGCAGCCCAACCCTCGCCCGCTTGCATGCACTCTTACCTCGCGTCGAATCCGTCTGTGACGTGGCCAGTGGTGCTGGGCACACGGGGCTGGGATTTGCAAGAATTGCCTCTCGAATCGTCGCGGTCGATCCTGCGCCGAGTATGCTCGCGCAGGTCCGGCAGTTGGCAGCAGAACGAGCTGTTGCCGTTGAGACAGTAGAGGCGTTTGCGGAGTCAATTCCGCTAGCGTCAGCATCATTCGATCTGGTCGTTTGCCGGTTGGCAGCACATCATTTCTCCGACCTTCCCAAAGCGATGAGCGAAATGACCCGTCTGGCGAAGCCGGGCGGCTACGTGGCAGTCATTGACATGGAAGGTGACGAGAACCCTGCGCTCGATGCGCTCAATCATGAGATTGAGTTACTCCACGACCCAACGCATGTGCGTTCTTACACGGCGAAGCACTGGCGAGAGCTATTCGCGGCGAGTGGCCTGGAGGTGGAAGCGTGCGAAAACCGCTGCTGGGAGATTCCCGACGGTCTGACGGTTGAGCGATGGTGTGAGCTGGGCGGTTCTGGTACTGAAGCTTTGCAAGCCATCCACGCTCGATTAGCCGCCGTCCCACCGGAATGGCTATCGGAACTCGAAATTACGCTGGACGCCAACGGAGGATTTCGCATCCCAGTGCGCACGCTGCTCATTCTTGGGCGCAAGCTTTCTGATTCCCGTATCTAA
- a CDS encoding GlxA family transcriptional regulator, translating into MTDLTFPQSIDRTRKHRVIFLILERVELLDLAGPAQVFDTAVTMGVPYSLHFCAANPEIQSAQGLLLAKLEPLPPVKAGDLVMVAGVKSAYYCSDRPLLNLDVCRWLANAYAAGAEIASICSGAIALGEAGLLNGRRCTTHWSLVEVLQQSFPAAHVLDMVLYVSDRNITTSAGIASGIDMALSLVEQHHGSKLAAEVARWMVIYLRRDGSQHQQSAYLEYRGHLHSAVHRVQDWLAEHAVESASLAELAVVAKMSVRSFSRAFKEATGLTPVQYQQRLRLEVAATLLNNADLSIETVAARCGFEDTRHFRRLWQRHFGTTPSMVRKQQNQHSISKPALDTNSSLN; encoded by the coding sequence GTGACTGACCTGACTTTTCCACAATCCATTGACCGTACTAGGAAGCACCGCGTCATTTTTCTGATTTTGGAAAGGGTGGAGCTATTAGATCTTGCGGGACCTGCCCAGGTCTTTGATACGGCAGTAACAATGGGAGTACCTTACTCATTGCATTTCTGTGCAGCTAATCCGGAGATACAGTCAGCTCAAGGACTTCTACTCGCAAAGCTTGAGCCATTGCCCCCGGTGAAAGCTGGTGACTTGGTGATGGTAGCAGGGGTTAAGTCGGCATACTACTGCTCAGACAGACCGTTACTAAATTTAGATGTCTGTCGCTGGTTGGCAAATGCTTATGCTGCTGGAGCAGAAATTGCTTCCATCTGCTCTGGAGCAATCGCTTTAGGTGAGGCAGGATTGCTCAATGGTCGGCGCTGCACCACGCATTGGTCACTGGTTGAGGTGCTCCAGCAAAGCTTTCCAGCTGCACATGTCCTTGATATGGTCTTGTATGTGAGTGACCGCAACATTACGACCAGTGCGGGAATTGCATCGGGCATTGACATGGCGCTCTCGCTAGTGGAGCAGCATCATGGATCAAAATTGGCTGCAGAGGTTGCCCGATGGATGGTTATCTATCTACGGCGCGACGGCTCTCAGCACCAACAGAGCGCCTACTTAGAATATCGTGGTCATTTGCATTCAGCAGTCCATCGGGTGCAAGACTGGTTGGCTGAACATGCAGTGGAGTCTGCTTCGCTAGCGGAACTTGCAGTGGTGGCAAAAATGAGCGTCCGGAGTTTTAGCCGTGCATTTAAGGAGGCTACTGGGCTTACACCGGTACAGTATCAGCAACGCTTACGGTTGGAAGTGGCTGCTACTCTATTGAACAACGCTGATCTGTCGATCGAGACCGTTGCTGCTCGTTGTGGCTTTGAGGACACACGGCATTTCCGCCGTTTGTGGCAGCGTCATTTCGGTACCACTCCTTCGATGGTGCGTAAACAGCAAAATCAGCACAGCATCTCGAAGCCCGCCCTTGACACGAATTCATCCTTGAATTGA